The following proteins are co-located in the Clostridiales bacterium genome:
- a CDS encoding metallophosphoesterase: MFRLLKNIIRFVFLLIILAVSVFCYARYIEPNMLREVDVTVSSSSLPVEANGLKIAVFGDTQFGDYYNMEDFQRILDALEDEEPDMIVFTGDLIDYYDIYTGDVSLISEKFAEMKAPYGKFAIFGNHDYGGGAENEYKAIMEAGGFTVLKNEYQAIDEKKVAIIGIDDVLIGYGDPTIASWGRPDYYNIILAHEGDLVDEVLDYNSDLMIAGHTHGRQINLKFFDDYILPPYGKKYIHGLFQFENQRKTQLYVNAGVGMSTLPYRFLSPPELTLITLELPSAAE, translated from the coding sequence GTGTTTAGACTGTTAAAAAATATCATACGATTTGTATTTCTGCTGATCATTCTTGCGGTCAGTGTGTTTTGTTATGCAAGATATATTGAACCAAATATGTTAAGAGAGGTAGATGTCACCGTTTCCTCATCCTCACTTCCCGTCGAGGCGAACGGTCTTAAGATCGCAGTATTCGGGGATACCCAATTCGGTGATTATTATAATATGGAAGATTTTCAGCGAATCCTTGACGCTTTAGAGGATGAAGAGCCGGATATGATTGTTTTTACAGGCGATCTCATCGATTACTACGATATCTATACAGGAGACGTTTCATTGATATCAGAAAAGTTTGCAGAAATGAAGGCACCTTACGGCAAATTTGCCATCTTTGGAAATCACGACTATGGCGGCGGAGCTGAAAACGAATATAAAGCAATCATGGAGGCAGGCGGCTTCACTGTACTGAAAAACGAATATCAGGCTATTGATGAAAAAAAGGTGGCAATCATCGGCATTGATGATGTTCTCATTGGTTATGGTGACCCTACCATTGCCAGCTGGGGCAGACCAGATTACTATAATATCATCCTCGCCCATGAGGGAGACCTTGTAGATGAAGTTTTGGATTATAATTCAGACCTCATGATTGCCGGCCATACTCACGGAAGGCAAATCAATCTTAAATTTTTTGATGACTACATCCTGCCGCCTTACGGAAAGAAATACATCCATGGATTATTTCAGTTTGAAAACCAGCGAAAGACTCAGCTCTATGTCAATGCCGGCGTCGGTATGTCAACATTGCCCTATCGCTTCTTATCCCCCCCGGAGCTGACCCTGATCACCCTTGAACTCCCGTCTGCTGCAGAGTAA
- a CDS encoding NAD(P)/FAD-dependent oxidoreductase — translation MKQNITGRKNITVIGGGPSGMMAAVTAARREGNAVRLLEKNEILGRKLLATGNGRCNLTNLNCKDAADTLEFFSEIGLLTRSEGEGRVYPYSEQASAVCDVLIHALRDLHVEVICKEVIQVVETQKTGFVITTEKNKFDTDAVILATGGKAGPQYGSTGDGFRIAKHFGHTIVRTMPSLVQLVSEKACFRLLKGVRTKSQAELLRDGSVIAMENGEIQFTEDGLSGICIFNLSKYYQKGDAVRLDLFPEYDLASLLRMLEKRVSSLASKPMAEFFLGMVHKKLTPVLLGELSLDETRKIHTMTIEERSKIAELLKGWVIPISGTKGWKEAQVTSGGIDLSEVDLNTMESKLVPKLYFAGELLDWDGICGGYNLQWAWSSGKAAGRAAAEALGDM, via the coding sequence ATGAAACAGAATATAACTGGCAGAAAAAACATAACGGTAATCGGAGGCGGCCCTTCAGGAATGATGGCCGCTGTTACTGCTGCCCGCAGAGAGGGCAATGCAGTCAGACTGCTGGAAAAGAATGAAATTCTGGGCCGAAAACTGCTCGCAACGGGTAACGGGCGCTGCAATCTTACAAACCTTAATTGTAAAGATGCAGCAGACACCTTGGAGTTCTTTTCAGAAATTGGGTTACTGACCAGATCGGAAGGGGAAGGCAGAGTGTATCCTTATTCTGAGCAGGCTTCAGCTGTTTGCGATGTTTTGATCCATGCACTCAGAGACCTTCATGTTGAGGTGATCTGTAAAGAAGTCATCCAAGTTGTTGAAACGCAGAAGACAGGCTTTGTGATTACCACCGAGAAAAATAAGTTTGATACCGATGCAGTGATTCTTGCCACAGGCGGGAAAGCGGGGCCCCAGTACGGGTCCACAGGCGACGGATTTAGAATCGCAAAGCATTTTGGACATACGATCGTGAGGACGATGCCGTCACTGGTACAGCTTGTATCGGAAAAAGCTTGTTTCCGGCTTCTAAAGGGAGTCAGAACAAAAAGCCAGGCAGAACTCCTGAGGGATGGCAGTGTTATTGCGATGGAAAACGGAGAAATTCAGTTTACAGAGGATGGTTTGTCCGGAATCTGTATCTTTAATTTAAGTAAATATTATCAGAAAGGTGATGCAGTCAGACTGGATTTGTTTCCAGAATATGACTTGGCGTCGCTGCTGCGGATGCTGGAAAAGAGAGTGAGCTCTCTGGCTTCGAAACCCATGGCGGAATTTTTTTTGGGCATGGTTCACAAAAAATTGACACCAGTGCTACTGGGAGAACTTTCTCTGGATGAGACCCGGAAGATTCATACGATGACAATAGAGGAGCGTTCTAAAATCGCTGAACTACTAAAGGGATGGGTAATCCCTATTTCCGGCACGAAAGGCTGGAAGGAAGCACAGGTGACTTCAGGAGGCATTGACCTTTCTGAAGTGGATTTGAATACTATGGAATCAAAGTTGGTGCCCAAGCTGTACTTTGCCGGCGAACTTCTGGACTGGGATGGAATCTGCGGAGGCTACAATCTGCAGTGGGCCTGGTCTTCGGGAAAAGCTGCTGGGAGAGCCGCAGCGGAAGCACTTGGAGATATGTGA
- the cobO gene encoding cob(I)yrinic acid a,c-diamide adenosyltransferase, producing MLEKGYIQVYTGNGKGKTTAALGITLRAACAGNKIFFGQFMKGQDYSEKKAIHCLPGLTMEQFGGAFFVNGKPTEKDVTDAEAGLERMREIVTSGEYDLVVFDEVNTALYFKLISVEDVLEVLDLKPEKTEVILTGRYAPQEIIDRADLVTEMKEIKHYYNAGVDARVGIEN from the coding sequence ATGCTAGAGAAGGGTTACATTCAGGTGTATACCGGAAACGGTAAGGGAAAGACCACCGCTGCACTGGGAATTACGCTGAGAGCAGCCTGTGCAGGAAATAAAATTTTCTTTGGTCAGTTTATGAAGGGTCAGGACTACAGTGAGAAAAAAGCGATTCACTGCCTTCCCGGCCTGACAATGGAGCAGTTTGGAGGCGCATTCTTCGTCAACGGAAAACCCACAGAGAAGGATGTGACCGATGCAGAGGCAGGCCTTGAAAGAATGAGAGAGATTGTTACCTCCGGAGAATATGACCTTGTTGTGTTTGATGAAGTTAATACCGCATTGTATTTCAAGCTTATTTCAGTGGAAGATGTTCTCGAGGTATTGGATTTGAAACCGGAAAAAACAGAAGTAATTTTGACAGGAAGATACGCTCCCCAAGAGATCATCGATCGAGCTGATTTGGTCACAGAGATGAAAGAAATCAAGCATTATTACAATGCAGGTGTCGACGCTAGAGTCGGGATTGAAAATTAA
- a CDS encoding endoglucanase: MRNGMIGKLVCLGLCLSLMLGMSSPVYGAESVTKDLYSLNEDGSYSLFTNYVDGYSLRVDQGMKVDMDYSGVVAVLENDSKRIEIYKESLPYNISQQAYINYSNRFINNRTDHTSEYDVQTRINGKTVHILQWSRDKLSRVKNDKNYYVSMEILNGSREVYTVLVKSDKPFYLEGGYQYLLDDFELFAPTKSSYIRQSQAVVPEERGWNQETEDFYYQYFGPASTLQWGIFEPDAPGDFTQMKYLESAMEYEFPILLNYSSFENKTQHPNLDARLKAAYENNKTLELTLQTPSSDSGNMVYDVLDGEYDEFLKDYAKKVSDFDHPVMFRLGNEMNGDWCPYSSYHTAKDTMIFKEFYKYIYNIFEEAGADNVIWVWNPNGKSFPDFKWNDALMYYPGDEYVDIVGLTAYNTGTYYPGEDWIEFDDLYDSLYAEYDRLFKQPMMITEFASSSVGGDKNKWIRNMFNHIGKYENIKVAIWWDGCDWDEDGNIARPYFIDETPDLLETFKEFLNQKPMFWDVFG; encoded by the coding sequence GTGAGAAACGGTATGATAGGAAAATTAGTATGTTTAGGGTTGTGTCTTAGTCTGATGTTGGGTATGTCTTCGCCGGTTTACGGCGCAGAATCCGTGACAAAGGATTTGTATAGCTTGAATGAAGACGGAAGTTACAGCTTGTTTACGAACTATGTTGACGGATATTCTCTTCGTGTCGATCAGGGCATGAAGGTGGATATGGATTATTCCGGTGTTGTTGCAGTACTTGAAAATGACAGCAAACGCATTGAAATCTATAAGGAATCACTGCCGTATAATATCAGCCAGCAGGCTTATATCAATTATTCGAATCGGTTTATTAACAATAGAACCGACCATACCAGCGAGTACGATGTTCAGACAAGGATCAACGGGAAAACGGTTCATATTCTCCAATGGTCGAGAGATAAGCTGAGCAGAGTAAAAAACGATAAGAATTATTACGTTTCCATGGAGATTTTAAATGGTTCCCGGGAAGTATATACGGTTTTAGTAAAGTCAGACAAGCCTTTCTATCTAGAGGGTGGCTATCAATATCTGCTGGATGATTTTGAGTTGTTTGCCCCAACAAAGTCGTCTTACATACGCCAGTCACAGGCGGTGGTTCCGGAGGAAAGAGGATGGAACCAGGAGACGGAGGACTTTTATTATCAATATTTCGGCCCGGCAAGCACACTGCAATGGGGGATTTTTGAACCAGACGCTCCGGGGGACTTCACTCAGATGAAATATTTGGAATCAGCGATGGAGTATGAATTTCCTATTTTGCTGAATTATTCCAGCTTTGAAAACAAAACACAACACCCCAATCTGGATGCGAGACTAAAGGCGGCATATGAAAATAATAAAACCCTTGAGCTGACGCTTCAGACACCGTCAAGCGATTCGGGAAACATGGTATATGACGTGCTGGACGGAGAATATGATGAGTTTCTGAAGGACTATGCGAAAAAGGTAAGCGACTTTGATCATCCTGTTATGTTCCGACTGGGCAATGAGATGAATGGGGACTGGTGTCCTTATTCCAGTTATCATACCGCGAAGGATACGATGATCTTCAAAGAATTCTACAAGTATATCTATAATATCTTCGAAGAGGCAGGCGCAGACAATGTAATCTGGGTTTGGAATCCAAACGGAAAATCATTCCCTGATTTCAAATGGAACGATGCATTGATGTATTATCCAGGGGATGAATATGTAGATATTGTGGGCTTGACGGCATATAATACGGGCACCTACTATCCGGGAGAGGACTGGATTGAATTTGATGATCTGTATGATTCTCTATATGCTGAGTATGACAGACTGTTCAAGCAGCCGATGATGATTACCGAGTTTGCATCCAGCAGCGTAGGCGGTGACAAAAACAAGTGGATTAGAAACATGTTCAATCACATCGGAAAGTATGAGAATATCAAAGTAGCGATCTGGTGGGACGGCTGCGACTGGGATGAAGACGGCAACATTGCACGGCCGTACTTTATCGATGAAACCCCTGATCTTCTTGAGACCTTCAAAGAATTTCTGAATCAAAAACCGATGTTCTGGGATGTATTTGGTTAA
- a CDS encoding DUF2284 domain-containing protein: MDIKDTDLVQLALSSNASYAAIADTSGITFHEEFRKACEKNVCGMYNTNWMGPPAIGPISQLKEIVEAFSQGLLFQTVHHLSSSFDWNGMKKGQEIHDKVFRDILRTIKEEYDFDKILPLNAGCCKLCPRCAYLDEEPCRHPDQAVSSVEGYGIDVMALEKSCGIPYYNGKNTVSYVGLILLKKE; the protein is encoded by the coding sequence TTGGACATTAAGGACACGGATCTTGTGCAGCTTGCGCTCTCATCCAATGCAAGCTATGCAGCCATAGCCGACACATCTGGCATCACCTTCCACGAGGAATTCCGAAAGGCCTGTGAGAAAAATGTGTGCGGAATGTATAACACAAACTGGATGGGACCTCCAGCCATCGGCCCTATCAGTCAGCTTAAGGAAATTGTAGAAGCATTCAGCCAAGGTCTGCTTTTCCAAACAGTTCATCATCTTTCCAGCTCTTTTGATTGGAACGGAATGAAGAAGGGCCAGGAAATCCACGATAAAGTTTTTCGTGACATCCTGAGAACAATAAAAGAAGAATATGATTTTGACAAGATCCTTCCCCTAAATGCTGGCTGCTGCAAATTATGTCCCCGATGTGCCTATCTGGACGAGGAACCATGCCGCCATCCCGATCAAGCAGTTTCCTCTGTTGAGGGTTATGGAATTGACGTTATGGCACTGGAAAAAAGCTGTGGGATACCATATTATAACGGTAAAAATACCGTTTCATATGTGGGCTTGATTCTACTAAAAAAAGAATAA
- a CDS encoding GTP-binding protein, with amino-acid sequence MNIIIFGGFLGAGKTSLILSLASFLIQENQQQAHQNGRQETDLSEHQEAQTPYLVIIENEIGETGIDDKILRAGGYEVRELFAGCVCCTLAADLTVMLNEIAGTLNPQWVIIECTGLAYPRNIADSINRHVKRSDRIRIITVVDAERWEELAEVAPILVEKQVYEADVVLINKIDLTDDEAISLVEDRIRSINASAKKIKLSGGGMIPGSVWKEVTEANGSSEEVTEK; translated from the coding sequence ATGAACATTATTATCTTCGGTGGTTTTTTGGGCGCCGGGAAAACCAGTTTGATCCTTTCCCTGGCTTCTTTCCTGATCCAGGAAAACCAGCAGCAAGCCCATCAGAATGGCCGGCAGGAAACTGATCTGAGTGAACATCAGGAAGCCCAAACCCCTTATCTTGTCATCATAGAAAATGAAATTGGTGAGACTGGGATTGATGACAAAATTCTAAGAGCCGGCGGCTATGAGGTACGGGAGTTATTTGCCGGGTGCGTATGCTGCACTCTGGCGGCAGATCTTACCGTGATGCTGAATGAAATCGCAGGTACGCTCAACCCCCAGTGGGTGATCATAGAATGTACCGGTTTGGCTTATCCCAGAAATATCGCTGATTCGATCAATCGACATGTGAAACGCTCTGACCGGATACGAATCATCACCGTCGTTGATGCAGAACGCTGGGAAGAATTGGCAGAGGTAGCCCCTATCCTTGTTGAAAAGCAGGTTTATGAAGCCGATGTTGTACTGATCAACAAGATCGATCTGACTGATGATGAAGCGATAAGTCTGGTGGAAGATAGAATCCGTTCCATTAACGCCAGTGCAAAGAAAATTAAGCTGTCAGGGGGCGGAATGATTCCAGGCAGTGTATGGAAAGAAGTAACGGAAGCAAATGGATCATCAGAAGAGGTGACAGAAAAATGA
- a CDS encoding DUF1638 domain-containing protein yields MNSVLIACSTISSEIECLIRESACPYPVLWIPSGLHNSPELLRKRLQEELDHLSNIERVLMAFGYCGNALVGLIPPSFEMIFPRTDDCISLLLGSSLIRKEISQSAGTYFLTKGWLENEKTIWHEYQQSISRYGKERTDRMFRQLLKHYERLGIIETRAYSLEGVLESSQEIGKTLQLRIEVIPGTLDYLKKLLTGPWDDDFIVIRPGTAVTLSHIYGD; encoded by the coding sequence ATGAATTCTGTTTTAATTGCCTGCAGTACGATTTCCTCTGAGATAGAGTGTCTGATCCGAGAATCGGCATGTCCATATCCGGTGCTATGGATTCCGTCAGGGCTCCACAATTCACCTGAGCTGCTTCGAAAGCGCCTGCAGGAGGAGTTGGATCACCTGTCCAACATAGAACGGGTACTGATGGCATTTGGCTATTGCGGCAATGCCTTGGTTGGGCTCATCCCGCCTTCTTTTGAGATGATCTTCCCCAGAACGGACGACTGTATTTCTCTCCTGCTGGGTTCATCTTTGATCCGTAAGGAAATCTCCCAGTCGGCAGGCACATATTTTTTAACGAAGGGCTGGCTGGAGAATGAAAAGACCATATGGCATGAATATCAGCAGTCCATCAGTCGTTACGGAAAGGAACGCACAGATCGGATGTTCCGCCAGCTGTTAAAGCACTATGAACGTTTGGGAATCATAGAGACCAGGGCGTACTCACTGGAAGGCGTTTTGGAATCGTCTCAGGAAATTGGCAAAACCCTTCAGCTTAGAATTGAGGTGATACCAGGAACCCTTGATTATTTGAAAAAGCTCCTGACAGGCCCATGGGATGACGATTTTATTGTGATTCGTCCCGGTACAGCGGTTACATTATCGCATATTTATGGAGATTAA
- a CDS encoding uroporphyrinogen-III decarboxylase has translation MKTNQELLQERTERFKKTLALEKTDRTPIILMIDGFCAIHTGVKLSEFCSSVKRSSEVMLDSVKQLGDVDGVTSAFAVGPIFPMIFMAKVKVPGRELPDNMLWQLDEAEMMTTEDYDTIINKGWSSFMPSYLKNRLGFDFEGALEQLAYAPQAIQNFNDEGYLVYSPLVTITVNEYLSGGRSMSKFMRDLFKMPDKVEAALEVIQKENLEQLRQQIRAIKPQVVFVSPARGASEFYSPKLWERFVWKYIKETADMIIEEGVVCDIHCDGNWERDLDYFKAFPKGKAVFECDGATDIYKIKEKLGDRLCIKGDVPAGLMVLGTPDEVYDFCTKRIQDMGQGYILSNGCTLPANAKLENVKAMIAAATGK, from the coding sequence ATGAAGACGAATCAGGAATTGCTCCAGGAAAGAACAGAACGTTTTAAGAAAACATTGGCGTTGGAGAAAACGGACAGGACTCCGATTATTCTCATGATTGATGGATTCTGTGCCATACATACAGGGGTAAAATTATCCGAATTCTGCTCCAGTGTCAAACGATCCAGCGAGGTCATGCTTGATTCCGTCAAACAGCTTGGCGACGTTGACGGAGTTACCAGTGCCTTTGCTGTCGGTCCAATCTTCCCAATGATCTTTATGGCAAAAGTTAAGGTACCTGGCCGGGAACTGCCGGATAACATGCTCTGGCAGCTTGACGAAGCGGAAATGATGACCACGGAAGATTACGATACTATCATCAATAAAGGCTGGAGCAGCTTTATGCCCAGCTACCTAAAAAACAGGCTTGGTTTCGATTTTGAAGGAGCCTTGGAACAACTCGCCTATGCGCCTCAGGCGATTCAGAACTTCAACGATGAAGGCTATCTTGTATATTCTCCTCTGGTTACAATAACCGTAAACGAATACCTGAGCGGCGGACGGTCCATGTCAAAATTTATGCGGGATCTATTTAAAATGCCAGACAAAGTAGAAGCCGCTCTGGAGGTGATACAGAAAGAGAATTTGGAGCAATTGAGGCAACAGATACGCGCCATCAAACCCCAAGTGGTATTTGTCTCCCCTGCTCGCGGTGCCAGTGAATTTTACTCACCAAAGCTCTGGGAACGTTTCGTATGGAAATATATCAAGGAAACCGCCGATATGATCATCGAAGAAGGGGTTGTCTGCGATATCCACTGCGACGGAAACTGGGAAAGAGATTTGGACTATTTCAAAGCGTTCCCAAAAGGGAAAGCCGTGTTTGAATGCGACGGCGCAACAGATATTTATAAAATCAAGGAAAAGCTGGGCGACAGGCTTTGTATAAAAGGAGATGTTCCCGCTGGTCTAATGGTCCTTGGAACACCGGATGAGGTTTACGACTTCTGCACCAAGAGGATTCAGGATATGGGCCAGGGTTATATTTTGTCCAATGGCTGTACGCTGCCTGCCAATGCAAAACTGGAAAATGTAAAGGCTATGATTGCAGCTGCAACAGGAAAATAG
- a CDS encoding cobalamin-binding protein — MNSKLIEAMAELDEDTVLDEVQKMISSNTAPLDIVADLQEGMSIIGKRFEKEEYYLSELIMSAEIFEQASALLGENADSGSSKFGSFVLGTIYDDIHDIGKNIVGTIMRSNGFDVIDLGVDVSTEKYIAAIKERKPKVIGISCLLTTCFDNVRQCIREIEDAGLRQDVKIIFGGGPVDEAAGRYVNADIVCKNAQQTVDYCKKIMGVN, encoded by the coding sequence ATGAACAGCAAACTGATTGAAGCCATGGCAGAACTTGATGAAGATACAGTTTTAGATGAGGTCCAAAAAATGATCAGCAGCAATACAGCGCCGCTGGACATCGTAGCAGATTTGCAGGAAGGTATGAGTATCATAGGGAAAAGATTCGAAAAGGAAGAGTATTATCTGTCAGAGCTCATTATGTCAGCAGAAATCTTCGAGCAGGCATCTGCCTTGCTGGGAGAAAACGCAGATTCAGGTTCTTCAAAGTTCGGAAGCTTTGTTCTTGGAACCATCTACGACGATATTCATGATATCGGCAAAAACATTGTGGGCACGATTATGCGAAGTAACGGATTTGACGTCATCGATCTGGGAGTTGATGTATCCACCGAAAAATACATCGCCGCAATCAAAGAGCGTAAGCCAAAAGTCATCGGCATATCGTGCCTTTTGACTACCTGTTTTGATAATGTCAGACAATGTATCAGGGAAATCGAAGACGCCGGCCTTCGGCAGGATGTAAAAATCATCTTTGGCGGAGGGCCTGTGGATGAAGCTGCCGGACGGTACGTCAATGCAGATATCGTATGTAAAAATGCACAGCAAACAGTAGATTACTGTAAAAAAATCATGGGGGTAAACTGA
- a CDS encoding glycosyltransferase family 8 protein — protein sequence MKSQINILVTLDSNYLKPLRVMLKSMFLNNADEVFQIYVLHTSLKEEEITELESFVSAHHSCLVVIRVSDDWFQDAPVLFHYTREMYFRLLAHQLLPQDLDRILYLDPDILVLNSVRKLYNTNMEGFLYAAAFHDKISVREINRVRLLPYEIESYYNSGVLLMNLAQLRKEADEREIFRFVEENRAKLVMPDQDILNALYAKQIKSLDELYYNYDARYYIYYKLTTNGSFDMDRVINETVFLHFCGKKKPWSKKYSGVFHALYKHYERQMLLPMQPHLWPSE from the coding sequence ATGAAATCACAAATCAACATACTGGTAACCCTAGATTCTAATTATTTAAAGCCGCTGCGAGTGATGCTGAAATCCATGTTCTTAAATAATGCCGATGAGGTCTTTCAGATTTATGTATTACACACCAGTCTGAAGGAGGAGGAGATCACAGAGCTTGAATCGTTCGTATCCGCTCATCACAGCTGCCTGGTGGTCATCCGCGTAAGTGACGACTGGTTTCAGGATGCACCGGTACTGTTCCATTATACAAGGGAAATGTATTTTCGCCTGCTGGCGCATCAGCTTCTGCCTCAGGATTTGGATCGCATCCTCTATCTCGACCCTGATATCCTTGTGCTCAATTCCGTTCGAAAACTCTACAATACGAATATGGAAGGCTTTCTTTATGCCGCAGCCTTTCATGATAAAATATCCGTTCGTGAGATCAACCGAGTCCGTCTGCTTCCCTATGAAATAGAATCCTACTATAATTCAGGGGTTTTACTGATGAATTTGGCACAGCTGCGCAAGGAAGCCGATGAAAGGGAAATATTCCGCTTCGTCGAAGAGAACCGGGCGAAGCTCGTTATGCCGGATCAGGACATTCTCAACGCATTATATGCAAAACAGATCAAAAGCTTGGATGAACTGTATTATAATTATGATGCACGTTACTATATTTACTACAAGCTCACAACGAATGGCAGCTTTGATATGGATCGGGTGATCAACGAAACCGTATTTCTTCATTTCTGCGGAAAAAAGAAACCATGGAGCAAGAAATATTCAGGTGTTTTTCACGCCCTCTATAAGCATTACGAAAGGCAGATGCTGCTGCCAATGCAACCGCACCTATGGCCCTCAGAATGA
- a CDS encoding putative ABC transporter permease, with protein MLVYQYICWLFLYSVIGWVYETILCSVTERKWVNRGFLNGPYCPIYGFGAVLCVLLLDKTHNPIVLFYLGMVTACSLEYFTSWLMEKLFMARWWDYSSHKYNLNGRISLAGALVFGTFSVLLVRFAHPWVIHQTELLSDQVVMISALLITFVFLVDCTVTVLTILGLNKKLQLADLKIQITEFKLQISEIKEVISRLSLQEKRLLRAFPKLKSVIYDDALQLIKEDLSDKLRKTKEQLKKYRQS; from the coding sequence ATGTTAGTTTATCAATACATCTGCTGGTTGTTTTTGTACAGCGTCATCGGCTGGGTCTACGAAACGATCCTATGCTCTGTAACAGAACGAAAATGGGTCAATCGGGGCTTTCTGAACGGGCCCTACTGTCCGATCTACGGATTCGGCGCTGTATTATGTGTCCTGCTTCTGGATAAAACCCACAACCCCATCGTGCTATTCTATCTTGGAATGGTAACTGCCTGCTCCTTGGAATATTTCACATCCTGGTTGATGGAAAAATTATTCATGGCCAGATGGTGGGATTACTCCTCCCACAAATATAATCTGAACGGCCGTATTAGCCTGGCCGGGGCTCTGGTTTTCGGAACATTCTCCGTACTGCTGGTTCGGTTTGCCCATCCGTGGGTCATTCACCAAACGGAGCTTCTATCGGATCAAGTGGTTATGATTTCGGCTTTGCTCATTACCTTTGTTTTCCTCGTGGACTGCACCGTAACCGTTTTAACGATTCTTGGCCTCAATAAGAAGCTTCAACTTGCAGATCTGAAAATACAAATCACTGAATTTAAGCTTCAGATAAGTGAAATCAAAGAAGTAATTTCAAGGCTAAGTCTTCAGGAAAAACGACTCTTAAGAGCTTTTCCAAAGCTGAAATCTGTAATCTATGATGATGCACTTCAGCTCATCAAGGAGGATCTCAGCGACAAGCTTCGCAAAACCAAAGAGCAGCTTAAAAAGTACCGTCAGAGTTAG
- a CDS encoding phosphohydrolase, protein MKDFTQHGRTDCLLHSISVSYYSLAAAGWLPFIWDKKSLVKGALLHDFFLYDWHTKDRSHRFHGFTHPSAALTNAQKEWRLNEKEADIIRTHMFPLIPAVPQYREGLLVCLVDKFCSAVEILRLRPNIQVKAIYLYTIDKQS, encoded by the coding sequence ATGAAGGACTTTACCCAGCATGGGCGAACAGATTGCCTTCTCCATAGCATTTCTGTTTCCTACTACAGCCTTGCTGCAGCAGGCTGGCTGCCTTTTATTTGGGATAAAAAGAGTCTTGTGAAGGGTGCTTTGCTTCATGACTTTTTTCTTTATGACTGGCACACAAAAGACCGTTCTCACCGGTTCCACGGGTTTACCCATCCATCTGCGGCTTTGACAAACGCTCAAAAGGAGTGGAGACTAAATGAAAAAGAGGCAGACATTATTCGAACGCATATGTTCCCACTAATCCCTGCTGTACCTCAATACCGAGAAGGGCTTCTGGTCTGCCTGGTGGATAAATTCTGCTCTGCTGTAGAGATCCTGCGACTGAGGCCGAATATTCAAGTAAAAGCAATCTATCTGTACACCATAGACAAACAAAGCTGA
- a CDS encoding TetR/AcrR family transcriptional regulator: MAKRKQVCGIYHKCNVFCYFTGGETMLDQKKEQMDKRCRKTRKAIKIALIKMMSEKELSDITITEIAEDADINRKTFYSHYRDLYDVLDEIENDLVSKIFQILDRADLLKSIHNPYPLFHQITSEMNEDIEFYSLLVQSKDYNNFMDKIKTILKERFLEMCQNTVQMEKEILSFTIDFITSGLTSVYREWVRSDNRISLEQLTRSLSTLIGSGFNGLAEEQKHEAIPSKSI, encoded by the coding sequence ATGGCTAAAAGAAAGCAAGTTTGTGGTATATACCATAAATGCAATGTGTTTTGTTACTTTACGGGGGGTGAAACCATGTTGGATCAAAAAAAAGAGCAAATGGACAAGCGCTGCAGAAAGACAAGAAAAGCCATTAAGATAGCTTTAATTAAAATGATGTCTGAGAAAGAGCTTTCTGATATCACCATAACGGAGATTGCGGAGGATGCGGATATCAATCGGAAAACCTTCTATTCTCATTACAGGGACTTATATGATGTGTTGGACGAAATTGAAAATGATTTGGTGAGCAAAATCTTTCAAATTCTGGATCGTGCAGATTTGCTGAAAAGCATCCATAACCCATATCCTCTGTTTCATCAGATTACAAGCGAGATGAATGAAGATATTGAATTTTATAGTTTGCTGGTGCAGTCAAAGGATTACAACAATTTCATGGATAAGATAAAGACAATCCTGAAAGAGAGATTTTTGGAAATGTGTCAGAATACTGTTCAAATGGAAAAGGAAATCCTTTCTTTTACGATAGATTTCATTACTTCCGGTCTAACCTCTGTCTACCGGGAGTGGGTGCGGTCAGACAACCGTATATCACTGGAACAACTGACCAGATCGTTGAGTACCTTGATCGGAAGCGGATTCAATGGACTGGCGGAGGAGCAAAAGCATGAAGCAATACCAAGCAAAAGCATATAA